The Amblyomma americanum isolate KBUSLIRL-KWMA chromosome 5, ASM5285725v1, whole genome shotgun sequence genome window below encodes:
- the LOC144134893 gene encoding pyridoxal kinase-like: protein MISIQDCRILSIQSHVVSGYVGNKCIAFPLQILGFDVDTVDTVQFSNHTGYPVWKGQVTDTEDFEAILSNLDTSVYTHVMTGYVTSAALLERIRDLVTEMKRANPEVVYVCDPVMGDNGFLYVPAELVPIYKRDLLPMADIVTPNQFESELLTGITIRDEPMALDAMEALHVMGATSVVITSTTVDGNASTLVVFASKRTGDRMTSLRVDVPRIDANFCGTGDLFSAILVGWMTKSNNNLRVSVEKTVSTIQAVLKKTYRHAQNMHTDQSELKYNSHELELRLVQSKDEIEEPPQNFKSVALT from the coding sequence ATGATTTCGATCCAGGACTGCCGCATACTGTCCATCCAGAGCCACGTCGTGTCCGGCTACGTGGGCAACAAATGCATCGCTTTCCCGCTGCAGATCTTGGGCTTCGACGTGGACACCGTGGACACGGTCCAGTTCTCCAACCACACGGGCTACCCGGTGTGGAAGGGCCAGGTGACCGACACCGAGGACTTCGAGGCGATACTCAGCAACCTCGACACGTCTGTGTACACGCACGTCATGACGGGCTACGTCACATCGGCCGCGCTGCTTGAGCGCATACGGGACCTTGTCACCGAAATGAAGAGGGCTAATCCTGAAGTGGTCTACGTGTGCGACCCGGTCATGGGAGACAACGGCTTCCTCTACGTCCCCGCGGAACTGGTGCCCATATACAAGAGAGACCTGCTCCCGATGGCCGACATAGTGACGCCGAACCAGTTTGAAAGCGAGCTGCTGACCGGGATCACCATCCGCGACGAACCGATGGCGCTCGACGCCATGGAAGCGCTGCACGTGATGGGCGCCACATCGGTGGTGATCACGTCGACCACGGTGGACGGTAACGCGAGCACACTGGTCGTCTTCGCCAGCAAGCGGACAGGGGACCGGATGACTTCGCTGCGAGTGGACGTGCCGCGCATCGACGCGAATTTCTGCGGGACGGGCGACCTCTTCTCAGCGATCCTCGTGGGCTGGATGACCAAGTCGAACAACAACCTGCGCGTATCCGTCGAGAAAACGGTGTCCACCATACaagcagtgctgaagaagacctaCCGACATGCCCAGAACATGCACACCGACCAGTCTGAGCTGAAGTACAACAGCCACGAACTGGAGTTGCGCCTCGTTCAAAGCAAGGATGAGATTGAGGAGCCACCGCAGAACTTCAAGTCTGTGGCTCTCACCTAA